One Lysinibacillus sp. OF-1 DNA segment encodes these proteins:
- a CDS encoding CAP domain-containing protein: MKALFRILMVCGAIALIGFMFFNTPQENEPLEGPNTNSNIIPQTQLKQQSAVGAMTRPQTGISTLVGKGIQTVLEQYGEPTRKEPSSFGYQWWVYNKDVATFFMIGVENNIVTQVYIAGQEIDAFPFKVGQKRDEIYRMTIIDYEVAATVGENIFIFSMSEEDMQTRLLVKFDGLYAQLYIDRETSELQGIRYTDSETLVLHQPYEMSYQGELVRRTPPSSFLQQEIDVASAKQLDDLLNVTRVHHELPPLAMDESLEEAAKMHSEDMKVQNFLSHESPTNGDLKKRLQAHDIDYSAANENLATAYFDAIEAMHGWTNSPEHRKVLLDDRYTRVGSGAFVDYYTQIYIEPTAQTMDSEEQDRKKQDIEEQDNEEQRNKEPDSEDPVENTEQSSSS; encoded by the coding sequence TTTGTGGCGCAATTGCATTAATTGGCTTTATGTTTTTCAATACCCCGCAGGAAAATGAGCCGTTAGAAGGACCAAATACCAATTCTAATATAATCCCTCAAACACAACTAAAGCAACAGTCTGCTGTAGGAGCAATGACACGACCTCAAACAGGCATATCAACTTTGGTAGGAAAAGGCATTCAAACCGTTTTAGAGCAATATGGGGAACCAACGAGAAAAGAACCGTCTTCATTTGGCTATCAATGGTGGGTCTACAATAAAGATGTTGCTACGTTTTTTATGATTGGTGTTGAAAATAATATTGTAACGCAAGTTTACATAGCTGGACAAGAAATCGATGCATTTCCTTTTAAAGTTGGACAAAAACGCGATGAAATATACCGTATGACGATTATTGATTATGAGGTAGCGGCCACTGTGGGAGAAAATATTTTCATTTTCTCGATGAGTGAAGAAGATATGCAAACAAGGTTGCTTGTCAAATTTGATGGCCTTTATGCACAGCTTTATATAGATAGGGAGACAAGTGAGCTACAGGGAATACGTTATACAGACAGTGAAACACTTGTCCTTCATCAACCATATGAAATGAGTTATCAAGGTGAACTAGTGAGACGTACGCCACCGTCTTCATTTTTGCAGCAAGAAATCGATGTAGCTAGCGCCAAACAGCTTGATGATCTCTTAAATGTTACGAGGGTACATCATGAATTACCACCTTTAGCAATGGATGAATCATTAGAAGAAGCTGCAAAAATGCATAGTGAAGATATGAAGGTGCAAAATTTCTTATCACATGAGTCTCCAACTAATGGAGATTTAAAAAAGAGATTACAGGCACATGACATCGACTATAGTGCAGCGAATGAAAATCTTGCCACTGCTTATTTTGATGCGATAGAAGCTATGCATGGTTGGACAAATTCGCCTGAACATAGGAAGGTGTTATTGGATGATCGATATACACGCGTTGGTTCCGGTGCTTTCGTAGATTATTATACGCAAATCTATATAGAGCCTACTGCACAGACGATGGATAGTGAAGAGCAAGATAGAAAAAAACAAGATATTGAAGAACAGGATAACGAAGAACAGAGAAATAAAGAACCAGATAGTGAGGACCCTGTAGAGAATACAGAGCAATCCTCCTCATCCTAA
- a CDS encoding UDP-N-acetylmuramoyl-L-alanyl-D-glutamate--2,6-diaminopimelate ligase yields MQLAELLKDWPCSVTGGSIRTEITGVEDYAQAVQPGDIFIVRKGKKTSGSRFVKEALARGAAAIVSEESISLPIMDKEIPFVWVPNTALFLSYASAKLAAFPAEALTVIAITGTNGKTTVSHFVSQLLNALHKKAAVIGTVGFFINGEKQQTAYEQLTTLQAKELHPILKQCVRKGVTHVVLEASSMGLQQHRLDHCDIDCGVFLNLSEDHLEDHGGLEAYKRAKKRLADLSKKLVLNGDDNFCRSVGIYDKKKSCSFGFDNHNDLHIQIVSETVGKTVLCLQTTASEHIVEIPFVGKYHVQNTIAALMAIWRLGVPMEDLVGHMWSLKLPEGRLEKIDNPLGIEVYVDYAHTAEALQAVLQTFNRSKTIYLVFSCGGNRDKAKRFAMGAVASKYADVIYLTTDNPRDEDPIVINESIIAGFTEQQYYEIYLDRKLAIHQALAKAKKGDIVLVAGKGHEQTQQIKNQKLPFSDQQCIKDYFASLITDDAE; encoded by the coding sequence TTGCAACTAGCTGAGTTATTAAAAGATTGGCCATGTAGTGTGACAGGAGGATCCATTCGAACAGAAATTACAGGCGTAGAAGATTATGCACAGGCCGTACAACCCGGCGACATTTTTATTGTACGAAAGGGCAAAAAAACATCAGGAAGTCGTTTTGTTAAAGAAGCGTTGGCACGGGGGGCTGCTGCCATTGTTTCGGAAGAAAGTATTTCTTTGCCGATTATGGATAAAGAAATTCCTTTTGTGTGGGTTCCGAATACAGCATTATTTTTATCGTATGCGAGTGCGAAGCTTGCTGCTTTTCCAGCAGAGGCTTTAACGGTTATTGCCATTACCGGTACAAATGGAAAGACCACGGTGAGCCATTTTGTTAGTCAGCTTCTAAATGCCTTACATAAAAAAGCAGCAGTTATTGGAACGGTTGGCTTTTTCATCAATGGCGAGAAACAACAAACGGCTTACGAGCAACTAACAACATTGCAGGCCAAAGAATTGCATCCGATATTAAAGCAATGTGTACGAAAAGGGGTTACACATGTTGTGCTAGAAGCTTCTTCAATGGGCTTACAGCAGCATAGACTCGACCATTGCGATATTGACTGTGGTGTATTTTTAAATCTATCAGAAGACCATTTAGAAGATCATGGTGGTTTAGAAGCATATAAACGTGCAAAAAAAAGATTAGCCGATTTATCCAAAAAGTTAGTATTAAATGGAGATGATAACTTTTGTCGTTCTGTAGGGATTTATGATAAGAAAAAATCCTGTTCATTTGGCTTTGATAATCACAATGATCTACATATTCAAATTGTCAGTGAAACAGTTGGAAAAACCGTACTTTGCTTACAAACAACAGCGAGTGAGCATATTGTGGAAATTCCTTTTGTCGGAAAATATCATGTACAAAATACTATTGCTGCCTTAATGGCTATATGGCGCCTAGGTGTCCCGATGGAAGATCTAGTTGGTCATATGTGGTCCTTAAAACTACCAGAAGGACGACTTGAGAAGATTGATAATCCTTTGGGTATAGAGGTTTATGTAGATTATGCGCATACAGCAGAAGCCTTACAAGCCGTTTTACAAACCTTTAATCGTTCCAAAACAATTTACCTTGTTTTTAGTTGTGGTGGAAATCGTGATAAGGCGAAGCGCTTCGCCATGGGAGCGGTAGCAAGTAAATACGCGGACGTTATTTATTTAACAACAGATAATCCACGAGATGAAGATCCAATCGTGATAAATGAAAGCATTATTGCAGGCTTTACAGAGCAACAATATTATGAAATTTACTTAGATCGGAAGCTTGCTATCCATCAAGCGTTAGCAAAGGCGAAAAAGGGCGATATTGTCCTTGTGGCCGGAAAAGGGCATGAACAAACACAGCAAATTAAAAATCAAAAATTGCCTTTTTCCGATCAACAATGCATCAAAGATTATTTTGCCAGTCTCATTACAGACGACGCTGAATAA
- a CDS encoding PaaI family thioesterase translates to MTTSKGQIEQLLAEILQESTEEDEEVLLHLLNGLREKQQGIHRRYLNAALHMAGKFEPEISEVRIPITPVIHNTIKVPHGGIIATIADAAMGGLASRSVPEGYNVVTTNMNLSYIATTTNKELIARGRFVHKGRQTLVMECDIEDETGRKLAIATGSFFIIQRRL, encoded by the coding sequence ATGACAACATCTAAAGGACAGATAGAACAATTACTAGCTGAAATTTTACAAGAAAGTACTGAGGAAGATGAAGAAGTTTTATTACATCTTTTAAATGGGCTAAGAGAGAAGCAGCAAGGCATTCATCGTCGTTATCTTAATGCTGCCCTACATATGGCAGGTAAATTTGAGCCTGAAATTAGTGAGGTTCGTATCCCTATTACACCAGTTATTCATAATACAATTAAGGTGCCTCATGGTGGCATTATTGCAACAATTGCCGATGCAGCTATGGGCGGACTTGCTTCACGCTCTGTACCAGAGGGATATAATGTGGTTACAACGAATATGAATCTATCGTATATTGCCACAACAACGAATAAAGAATTGATTGCGCGCGGTCGTTTTGTTCATAAAGGACGTCAAACACTCGTCATGGAATGTGATATCGAAGATGAGACAGGTCGCAAGCTGGCTATTGCTACAGGATCTTTCTTTATTATTCAGCGTCGTCTGTAA
- a CDS encoding YlbF family regulator, translating to MMMTSDWVLILDETEALCEMILSSEPAIALQQAYDAVYSDAQIVEAIYAFNRMKEQYEDVQRFGKYHPDYHTIMKSIRQQKRALDLNEKVSALKIAENDFQDLLDEISLLIGKTVSEAVKVPVSNPFFASGSSCGGGCGSGGSCSCSA from the coding sequence ATGATGATGACCTCTGACTGGGTACTCATTTTGGATGAGACCGAAGCGCTTTGTGAGATGATTCTTTCCTCAGAACCTGCGATTGCGCTACAGCAAGCGTATGATGCAGTCTATAGTGATGCACAAATTGTAGAAGCTATTTACGCATTTAATCGCATGAAAGAGCAGTACGAAGATGTACAACGTTTCGGAAAATATCATCCAGACTACCATACAATCATGAAGTCAATTCGCCAACAGAAAAGGGCACTTGACTTGAATGAAAAAGTTTCAGCTTTAAAAATTGCTGAAAACGATTTTCAGGATTTACTCGATGAGATTAGCCTATTAATAGGTAAAACAGTCTCTGAAGCTGTAAAAGTTCCTGTTAGTAACCCATTCTTTGCATCTGGTTCATCTTGCGGAGGAGGATGTGGCTCGGGCGGCTCATGCTCTTGCTCAGCATAA
- a CDS encoding glycerophosphodiester phosphodiesterase, translating to MGKKTKIALAIAAASAAAWAGSKAISKPQQREGKQALQFDRPIILAHRGGALLAPEHTMIAFEKAAQLGVDGFEIDIRLTKDEEIIVFHDDTVDRTTDGYGLIADMTLAEINALNHGYQFEDLDGAFPYREEKINVVTLRELLETYPNMLINIDIKDAPDTYEGSLMPSKLWRLIEELGAEQRVVVTSFYGEQIDRFNLYAQNQVALGAGESDVRKAFASFSSQFGHLYHPKVDVFQIPPKSGVIALDSPKFIQFLNHLNIPVHYWTINDIDTMKKLIHNGAKGIITDRPDIAAELLQEQESLS from the coding sequence ATGGGTAAGAAAACAAAAATTGCCCTTGCTATTGCTGCGGCAAGTGCAGCGGCTTGGGCAGGTAGTAAAGCTATTTCTAAACCACAGCAACGTGAAGGCAAACAAGCATTGCAATTTGATCGCCCCATCATTCTGGCGCATCGTGGCGGGGCTCTTTTAGCACCTGAGCATACAATGATCGCATTTGAAAAAGCAGCACAGTTAGGAGTCGATGGCTTTGAAATTGATATCCGTTTAACAAAAGACGAGGAAATCATTGTTTTCCATGATGATACAGTTGATCGTACAACGGATGGCTATGGTCTCATTGCCGATATGACCTTAGCAGAAATCAATGCCTTAAATCACGGCTATCAATTTGAAGATTTGGATGGCGCTTTTCCATATCGAGAGGAAAAAATTAATGTAGTGACATTACGAGAGCTACTTGAAACTTATCCAAATATGCTCATCAATATTGATATTAAAGATGCTCCAGATACTTATGAGGGAAGTTTGATGCCTTCTAAACTTTGGCGCTTAATCGAAGAGCTAGGCGCTGAACAGCGTGTCGTTGTGACAAGCTTCTATGGTGAGCAAATCGATCGTTTTAATTTATATGCCCAAAATCAAGTAGCACTTGGTGCCGGTGAATCAGATGTGAGAAAAGCATTTGCCTCCTTCTCAAGTCAATTTGGGCACTTATATCATCCGAAAGTTGATGTTTTCCAAATCCCACCTAAATCAGGCGTTATCGCATTAGATTCACCTAAATTTATTCAATTTTTGAATCATCTCAACATACCTGTCCACTATTGGACAATCAATGATATCGACACGATGAAAAAATTAATCCATAATGGCGCCAAGGGGATCATTACAGATCGCCCTGATATAGCTGCTGAATTATTACAGGAACAAGAGTCGTTATCATGA
- a CDS encoding YlbG family protein translates to MNERQGLIVYVHQLKHAKSLRKYGHVLYISRRQKYVVLYCNREDIDMMTTKLQRLPFVKDVVESYRPFVKTEYENAKPDKAKEYDYKVGL, encoded by the coding sequence ATGAACGAACGACAAGGGCTAATCGTTTACGTCCATCAATTAAAACATGCTAAATCTCTTCGGAAATATGGTCATGTTCTTTATATTTCAAGAAGGCAAAAATACGTAGTGCTTTACTGTAATCGTGAGGACATTGATATGATGACAACAAAACTACAACGCCTTCCATTTGTGAAAGACGTTGTGGAGTCTTATCGTCCATTTGTGAAAACTGAATATGAAAATGCAAAACCAGATAAAGCAAAGGAATATGACTACAAAGTAGGTCTATAA
- a CDS encoding DUF7147 family protein — translation MPQQFIELGEGYGDVYELLEIIKTNQERFHQAFILTSTKEDKKVISLAVALKPVGESKFMPIYICREGIPYNEEQPTMRQKMFEAQIEQLDRKAVVVEIKHSSIFSESKLFYQYLIGILRLNNYIPALT, via the coding sequence ATGCCACAACAATTTATAGAATTAGGAGAAGGCTATGGTGATGTTTACGAGTTACTCGAAATTATCAAAACAAATCAGGAACGCTTTCATCAAGCCTTTATACTAACATCTACAAAAGAAGATAAAAAGGTGATCTCATTAGCTGTAGCTCTCAAACCAGTTGGTGAAAGTAAGTTCATGCCTATCTATATTTGCCGAGAAGGCATCCCATATAATGAAGAACAACCTACAATGCGACAAAAAATGTTTGAAGCACAAATAGAACAACTCGATCGGAAAGCAGTTGTTGTAGAAATAAAGCACTCATCTATATTTTCGGAATCAAAACTATTTTATCAATACTTAATCGGTATATTAAGACTAAATAACTATATACCTGCATTGACGTAA
- the rsmD gene encoding 16S rRNA (guanine(966)-N(2))-methyltransferase RsmD → MRVVAGERKGMPLKAIAGNTTRPTTDKVKESIFNIIGPFFDGGIALDLFAGSGGLGIESLSRGAEQAIFIEKDAKAFQVLQENIKKCRYEEDTELFRIDAKRAVKALLKRDLTFKYVFLDPPYHQQEYYDLVQILVDNDKVQRDGIILCEHAKEVQLPRNFGEFVLTRQESYGGTIISVYRCTEEEGE, encoded by the coding sequence ATGAGAGTTGTAGCAGGAGAGCGCAAAGGAATGCCGCTAAAAGCAATAGCTGGAAATACGACAAGACCTACAACGGACAAAGTGAAGGAATCGATTTTTAATATTATAGGTCCGTTTTTTGATGGAGGAATCGCGCTTGACCTGTTTGCAGGAAGCGGTGGCTTGGGCATTGAATCACTAAGTCGTGGGGCAGAGCAAGCAATCTTTATTGAAAAAGATGCAAAAGCATTCCAAGTGCTACAAGAAAATATAAAAAAATGTCGTTATGAAGAAGATACAGAGCTTTTTCGTATTGATGCAAAGCGTGCTGTGAAAGCGCTGTTAAAACGTGATCTTACGTTTAAATATGTCTTTTTAGATCCACCTTACCATCAACAGGAATACTATGATTTAGTTCAGATTCTTGTGGACAATGATAAAGTTCAACGAGATGGTATTATATTATGTGAACATGCGAAAGAGGTACAATTGCCTCGAAATTTTGGTGAGTTTGTGTTAACAAGACAAGAATCATATGGCGGAACAATTATTTCTGTTTATCGCTGTACAGAGGAAGAGGGAGAATAA
- the coaD gene encoding pantetheine-phosphate adenylyltransferase, whose product MSEKIAVVPGSFDPVTFGHLDIIKRAADVFDIVYVAVLNNSAKNPLFSVEERMALMAEVTKALPNVRIESSSGLLIDYAKEKKAKAIVRGLRAVSDFEYEMQITSMNRFLDETIETFFIMTKNQYSFLSSSIVKEVAKYGSDVSELVPTCVVKALQDKYDFAQ is encoded by the coding sequence TTGTCTGAGAAAATTGCTGTAGTTCCAGGAAGTTTTGACCCTGTCACATTCGGCCATCTTGATATTATCAAACGTGCGGCAGATGTGTTTGACATCGTATATGTAGCAGTATTAAACAATTCAGCAAAGAATCCGTTGTTTTCTGTAGAGGAACGCATGGCCTTAATGGCTGAAGTAACAAAAGCATTACCGAATGTCCGTATAGAAAGCTCTTCAGGTCTTTTAATAGACTATGCTAAAGAAAAAAAGGCGAAGGCCATTGTACGTGGTTTACGAGCTGTTTCAGACTTTGAATATGAAATGCAAATTACCTCTATGAACCGTTTTCTAGATGAAACAATTGAAACATTTTTCATTATGACGAAAAACCAATATTCATTCCTAAGTTCCAGTATAGTAAAAGAGGTTGCGAAATACGGTAGCGATGTTAGTGAGCTAGTTCCTACTTGTGTCGTAAAGGCTTTACAAGATAAATATGATTTTGCGCAATAA
- a CDS encoding SepM family pheromone-processing serine protease has protein sequence MKKKIGIYAVLIVVICFMMLYRLDAYIMKPGSAYDVSKFVTVDSKEADSVGSLSLMTVAMQQATPFSYLWAKVQKYQKLMDIEQVRNPLEDDEEYNIRQLKLMSDSQFNAKYVAFQRAGLETKVHFNGVFILNVLDGGASDGILKAGDEIIEVDGQKITSQQMLVDLLKPKQLGDKVTIQFIRNEEQKQETITLQEIPNTQEHRAGLGISYTESKSIETMPKVTMKTEDIGGPSAGLMFTLEILDQLLDEDLTKGYAIAGTGEMLVDGSVGRIGGIDYKVIAADRDDMEIFFAPDDEISQEMKAKYPELESNYSTAVKTAKEIKTKMKIVPVKTVDDAISYLKQLQPK, from the coding sequence GTGAAGAAAAAAATTGGTATTTATGCAGTGTTAATAGTCGTGATTTGTTTTATGATGTTATACCGACTAGACGCGTATATTATGAAACCTGGAAGTGCATATGATGTCAGTAAATTCGTGACGGTAGATAGCAAAGAGGCTGATAGTGTGGGGTCTTTAAGCTTAATGACTGTCGCGATGCAGCAAGCCACCCCATTTTCGTATTTGTGGGCTAAAGTTCAAAAATATCAAAAGCTAATGGATATTGAACAAGTACGCAATCCTTTAGAGGATGATGAGGAATATAATATTCGACAGTTAAAATTAATGTCTGATTCCCAATTTAATGCGAAATATGTAGCTTTCCAAAGAGCAGGATTAGAGACTAAAGTTCATTTTAACGGTGTATTTATATTAAATGTGTTAGATGGAGGAGCGTCTGATGGCATTTTAAAAGCTGGGGATGAAATTATCGAGGTTGACGGTCAAAAAATAACTAGTCAGCAAATGCTTGTTGACCTTTTAAAACCTAAACAGCTTGGAGATAAGGTAACAATACAATTTATACGTAATGAAGAGCAAAAACAGGAGACGATTACCTTACAGGAGATTCCGAATACACAGGAACATAGAGCAGGGTTAGGTATTTCTTATACGGAAAGTAAATCGATTGAAACAATGCCAAAAGTGACGATGAAAACAGAGGATATTGGAGGGCCCTCTGCTGGCTTGATGTTTACACTTGAAATATTGGACCAGCTTCTTGATGAAGATTTAACAAAGGGTTATGCTATTGCTGGTACGGGTGAAATGTTAGTAGATGGATCGGTTGGTAGAATTGGCGGGATTGATTATAAGGTCATTGCCGCTGATCGGGACGACATGGAAATCTTCTTCGCGCCCGATGATGAAATTTCTCAAGAAATGAAAGCGAAATACCCAGAGCTAGAATCTAACTATTCGACGGCTGTTAAAACGGCCAAAGAGATCAAAACTAAAATGAAAATCGTTCCGGTGAAAACGGTTGACGATGCCATTAGCTATTTAAAGCAACTACAGCCGAAATAA
- a CDS encoding nucleotidyltransferase — MQAVGIVVEYNPFHNGHAYHLKQAKKVAQAELVIAVMSGTFLQRGEPAMVDKWTRTKMALAGGVDIVIELPYVYSTAPATDFAKGAISLLSAVGCDSFAFGSEEGSIQPFLNTYELIDHNRAEYDMLIKNSLKTGASYPKSLHYAYEQLSQKFPAPYIDLAQPNNILGFHYLEAAKSLNSHIKPLTISRVAAGYHDALKEDTSIASATGIRKALASTNSLQSVQNVVPETTYSYLTDWHKQYSQFASWEAFWPLLQFTIIRHTPSELTRYAEVTEGIENAIVKAAKTSSSFNSFMEKIKSKRYTWTRLQRMITHIYTGFTKEQLQSFEAPSYIRLLGMSSVGQAYLGKQKKDIQLPLISRVAATNDAMLAIDIHAAELYNLSIEQGTKDWTLPKDYQTPPIRC; from the coding sequence ATGCAAGCAGTTGGAATTGTCGTTGAATATAATCCTTTTCACAACGGACATGCTTATCATTTAAAACAGGCTAAAAAAGTAGCACAGGCGGAACTTGTTATCGCTGTTATGAGCGGCACATTTTTACAACGTGGAGAGCCAGCCATGGTAGATAAATGGACACGTACTAAAATGGCGCTTGCTGGTGGTGTAGATATTGTTATTGAGCTGCCCTACGTCTATAGTACAGCACCAGCCACAGATTTCGCAAAAGGTGCCATTTCCTTATTAAGCGCCGTTGGCTGTGACTCATTTGCCTTCGGAAGTGAAGAAGGCTCGATTCAACCCTTTTTAAACACATATGAGTTGATAGACCACAACCGTGCAGAATATGACATGCTTATTAAAAACAGCCTTAAAACAGGTGCAAGCTATCCGAAAAGCCTACATTATGCCTATGAACAGCTTTCTCAGAAGTTCCCTGCTCCATACATTGATCTCGCACAGCCAAATAATATACTAGGCTTTCATTATCTTGAAGCAGCGAAATCACTTAACAGTCACATCAAACCACTAACTATTTCTCGCGTAGCTGCAGGATACCATGATGCATTAAAGGAAGACACATCGATTGCAAGTGCCACTGGTATACGTAAAGCACTTGCGTCTACAAATTCTTTACAGAGTGTGCAAAATGTTGTTCCTGAGACTACTTATAGTTATTTAACAGACTGGCATAAACAGTATAGTCAATTTGCAAGCTGGGAAGCATTTTGGCCGTTATTACAGTTTACCATCATCAGACACACGCCTTCAGAACTGACTCGTTATGCAGAAGTAACAGAGGGAATTGAAAATGCTATTGTGAAAGCAGCCAAAACTAGCTCCTCCTTCAATAGCTTTATGGAAAAAATTAAATCTAAACGTTATACATGGACCCGCCTTCAACGCATGATAACACATATATACACGGGGTTTACAAAAGAGCAGCTTCAAAGTTTCGAAGCACCCTCTTATATTCGGCTATTAGGTATGAGCTCGGTGGGGCAAGCTTATTTAGGTAAGCAAAAAAAGGATATCCAATTACCTTTAATTAGCCGAGTGGCAGCTACCAATGATGCAATGTTAGCAATAGATATACATGCAGCAGAGCTATACAATTTAAGTATCGAACAAGGCACAAAGGATTGGACTCTTCCCAAAGATTATCAAACACCCCCTATCCGTTGTTAA
- a CDS encoding YceD family protein: MKWSIHQLSKYRQNGMPIDAFVQLDEVMERNQDIRAISPVHVKGLCTFGASQMTCQLTVTATLTLPCARTWEDVEFPIEVETVEIFSWIDEDKRGDDDGDIHYIEGEVIDMKPILEELVLLEVPMQVFKEDSEGQVQGGKNWSYATDEDVKLHKKADEQKVDPRLASLAKYFDQTDE, encoded by the coding sequence ATGAAATGGTCAATTCATCAATTATCTAAATACCGCCAAAACGGGATGCCAATCGATGCCTTTGTCCAGCTGGACGAAGTGATGGAGCGAAACCAGGATATTCGAGCAATTTCGCCCGTTCATGTAAAAGGGCTATGTACTTTTGGTGCATCGCAAATGACATGTCAGTTAACTGTGACAGCAACGTTAACACTGCCATGTGCTCGCACGTGGGAGGATGTTGAGTTTCCAATTGAAGTCGAAACAGTTGAAATTTTTAGCTGGATTGATGAAGATAAACGAGGAGACGATGACGGAGACATTCACTATATAGAAGGTGAAGTCATCGACATGAAACCAATTCTCGAGGAATTAGTATTGCTTGAGGTACCAATGCAAGTGTTCAAGGAAGATTCTGAAGGACAAGTGCAGGGCGGTAAAAACTGGTCTTATGCAACAGATGAAGACGTAAAGCTACACAAAAAAGCTGACGAACAAAAAGTGGATCCAAGACTAGCTTCTTTAGCTAAGTATTTTGATCAAACAGACGAATAG
- the rpmF gene encoding 50S ribosomal protein L32, protein MAVPFRRTSKTAKRKRRTHFKLSVPGMVACPNCGEAKLSHRVCKACGQYKGKEVVSK, encoded by the coding sequence ATGGCTGTACCATTTAGAAGAACTTCTAAAACTGCAAAAAGAAAGCGTCGTACGCATTTCAAATTATCTGTACCTGGTATGGTAGCTTGCCCTAACTGTGGTGAGGCAAAATTATCACACCGTGTTTGCAAAGCTTGCGGACAATACAAAGGTAAAGAAGTAGTAAGCAAATAA
- a CDS encoding enoyl-CoA hydratase/isomerase family protein, with amino-acid sequence MSYTIDNHDGVMTFTINREEKRNAVNDEVMNGLQEVITYIRQHEDVRFLVVTGAGDKSFCSGGDLSEFHSLETEDEAFGMLSKMGKILYDLATLPVPTIALINGTAVGGGCEIATACDFRLVASHAKCGFIQGTLAITSGWGGGTYLFERGLRHDRAMKMLVDAKPYPAQLLYEIGWAMRVFEGSKEEALNDFIEHMRKIHPAVHKAYKEIELRKWRERNMYERVMEEVRTCAKLWESEAHHQAVNNFLTKKNNK; translated from the coding sequence ATGTCTTACACAATTGATAATCATGATGGCGTTATGACATTTACCATTAACCGTGAAGAGAAGCGGAATGCTGTCAATGATGAGGTTATGAATGGTCTTCAAGAAGTCATTACATATATTCGTCAGCATGAAGATGTGCGTTTTTTGGTAGTGACAGGTGCAGGCGATAAATCATTTTGCTCAGGAGGGGATTTATCTGAGTTTCATTCACTGGAAACAGAGGATGAGGCATTTGGTATGTTAAGTAAGATGGGGAAAATATTATACGATCTTGCTACGTTACCTGTGCCCACTATAGCGCTTATAAATGGTACTGCTGTTGGCGGCGGCTGTGAAATTGCAACAGCTTGTGATTTCCGTTTAGTGGCAAGTCACGCGAAATGTGGCTTTATTCAAGGTACATTAGCCATTACAAGTGGATGGGGTGGCGGTACATATTTATTTGAACGAGGTTTACGCCATGATCGCGCGATGAAGATGCTAGTAGATGCAAAGCCGTATCCTGCACAACTACTATATGAAATTGGATGGGCGATGCGTGTATTTGAAGGCTCAAAAGAAGAGGCTTTAAATGATTTTATTGAACATATGCGAAAAATTCATCCTGCTGTTCATAAAGCCTATAAGGAAATTGAACTTCGGAAGTGGCGTGAACGCAATATGTATGAGCGTGTGATGGAGGAAGTTCGTACTTGCGCGAAGCTGTGGGAAAGTGAAGCGCATCACCAAGCAGTTAATAATTTCTTGACCAAGAAGAATAATAAGTAA
- a CDS encoding transcriptional regulator: MELKKRKDQWTKEDDERLAEIVLHNVQNGKTQLEAFEMAAVELGRTKQACGFRWNKTLRGQYSQSLLAVRNQPQQSMRSHLKLALTSFDELTEAYQTLEMKHRELQNEHDKLVKWLQQGYSLMKD; this comes from the coding sequence ATGGAATTGAAAAAAAGAAAAGATCAATGGACAAAGGAAGACGATGAAAGACTAGCAGAAATTGTGTTGCATAATGTGCAAAATGGCAAAACACAGCTAGAAGCCTTTGAAATGGCGGCTGTAGAATTGGGTCGTACAAAGCAAGCTTGTGGCTTCCGCTGGAATAAAACATTGCGTGGTCAATATAGTCAGTCACTATTAGCTGTTCGAAATCAGCCCCAACAATCTATGCGAAGTCACTTGAAATTGGCATTGACAAGTTTTGACGAATTAACGGAGGCTTATCAAACGCTTGAGATGAAGCATCGTGAATTGCAAAATGAGCATGATAAGTTAGTGAAATGGCTACAACAGGGCTACTCATTGATGAAAGATTAA